Proteins from a genomic interval of Yoonia sp. GPGPB17:
- the rpsT gene encoding 30S ribosomal protein S20 — translation MANSPQAKKRARQNEARFAVNKMRRSRIRTYLRAVEEAIASGDQKAAADALKAAQPELMRGVTKGVMHKNTAARKMSRLSSRVKAIG, via the coding sequence ATGGCTAACTCCCCTCAGGCGAAAAAACGCGCCCGTCAGAATGAAGCACGCTTTGCAGTGAACAAGATGCGTCGCTCGCGCATCCGTACATATTTGCGCGCGGTGGAAGAGGCGATAGCATCAGGCGATCAGAAAGCAGCGGCAGACGCACTGAAAGCTGCACAGCCAGAGCTGATGCGCGGTGTCACCAAGGGCGTCATGCACAAGAATACAGCGGCCCGGAAAATGTCGCGTCTGTCTTCACGGGTCAAAGCAATCGGCTGA
- the dnaA gene encoding chromosomal replication initiator protein DnaA: MTNDIWAKVLSALKSALGTNSYSSWIEPLEFTQLSEGVAIFDVPTNFIGNYVSQNFGDQIIYHMNKAGEDVQRLQFRVPSQARPATKPEAAKKVTEAETGSGAPLDNRFTFDTFIVGKPNELAHAAARRVAEGGPVTFNPLFLYGGVGLGKTHLMHAIAHELKERSPELNVLYLSAEQFMYRFITALRERKMMDFKQLFRSVDVLMVDDVQFIGGKDSTQEEFFHTFNALVDGQKQIIISADRAPGEIKDLEERIKSRLQCGLVVDLHPTDYELRLGILQSKVDVYSAQYPELQIADGVLEFLAHRISTNVRVLEGALTRLFAFASLVGREITLELTQDCLSDVLKASDRKVTVEEIQRKVSEHYNIRLSDMIGPKRVRNYARPRQIAMYLAKQMTSRSLPEIGRRFGGRDHTTVMHGVKRIEELKALDSQIADDLELLRRALQE; the protein is encoded by the coding sequence ATGACGAACGATATCTGGGCAAAGGTGTTGAGCGCGCTGAAAAGCGCTTTGGGTACAAACAGCTACTCGAGCTGGATTGAACCACTCGAATTCACACAATTGTCCGAGGGCGTGGCGATCTTTGACGTGCCAACCAACTTTATCGGCAACTATGTATCCCAGAACTTTGGCGATCAGATTATTTATCACATGAACAAGGCTGGCGAAGACGTTCAGCGCCTGCAGTTCCGTGTGCCCAGCCAGGCTCGCCCAGCCACCAAGCCCGAGGCGGCCAAAAAAGTAACTGAGGCAGAAACCGGGTCCGGTGCACCGCTCGACAACCGATTTACCTTTGACACGTTCATCGTTGGCAAACCGAACGAACTGGCCCATGCGGCCGCCCGCCGCGTAGCTGAAGGCGGCCCTGTGACGTTTAATCCACTGTTTCTCTATGGTGGCGTAGGCCTTGGTAAAACGCACCTTATGCATGCCATCGCGCATGAGTTGAAAGAACGCTCGCCCGAGTTGAACGTACTCTATCTGTCCGCCGAACAGTTCATGTATCGTTTCATCACCGCCCTGCGCGAACGCAAGATGATGGATTTCAAACAGCTCTTCCGTTCCGTCGACGTTCTGATGGTCGATGATGTGCAGTTCATCGGTGGCAAGGACAGCACGCAGGAAGAGTTCTTTCACACATTCAACGCCCTCGTCGACGGCCAGAAGCAGATCATCATCTCTGCCGACCGGGCGCCGGGCGAAATCAAGGACCTGGAAGAGCGGATCAAGTCGCGGCTGCAATGTGGCCTTGTCGTCGATCTGCACCCGACCGATTATGAGCTGCGCCTTGGCATTTTGCAGTCCAAGGTTGATGTCTATTCAGCGCAATATCCTGAGCTTCAGATAGCAGATGGTGTGCTGGAATTCCTCGCCCACCGCATCTCAACCAATGTCCGTGTCCTTGAAGGTGCGTTGACCCGCCTTTTCGCCTTTGCATCGCTCGTAGGCCGCGAAATTACGCTGGAACTGACCCAAGACTGCCTGTCGGATGTCCTCAAAGCCTCGGACCGCAAAGTCACCGTCGAGGAAATCCAGCGCAAGGTTTCCGAGCATTACAACATCCGTCTGTCCGATATGATCGGCCCCAAACGTGTGCGCAATTACGCCCGCCCCCGCCAGATTGCCATGTATCTGGCCAAGCAGATGACCAGCCGGTCCTTGCCAGAGATTGGGCGTCGTTTTGGAGGCCGCGACCACACCACCGTCATGCATGGGGTGAAGCGGATCGAAGAACTCAAAGCGCTGGACAGCCAGATCGCCGATGATCTGGAACTCTTGCGCCGCGCTTTGCAGGAATAA
- the dnaN gene encoding DNA polymerase III subunit beta, giving the protein MKFSIERAVLLKAVAQAQSVVERRNTIPILANVLIEAEGDSVQFRATDLDIEVVDRAPAKVERAGATTVAAVTLNEIVRKLPDGALVTLTEDGASGRLTIEAGRSNFSLATLPKEDFPVMASSEYAANFSAPAPVLRRLFDKSKFAISTEETRYYLNGVYMHVSDSDGGKVLRCVATDGHRLARIDADLPDGATDMAGVIVPRKTVGELRKLLDDDDMQIAVSVSETKVRFATPDITLTSKVIDGTFPDYTRVIPQGNTRKLEVDASEFAKAVDRVATVSSERSRAVKLALDEDRLVLSVNAPDSGAAEEELAVAYGDERLEIGFNAKYLLEIASQVDRENAVFMFNSAGDPTLMREGNDTSAVYVVMPMRV; this is encoded by the coding sequence ATGAAATTCAGCATTGAACGCGCGGTACTTTTGAAAGCGGTTGCCCAGGCCCAATCCGTGGTCGAGCGGCGCAATACAATCCCGATATTGGCCAATGTTCTGATCGAAGCCGAAGGTGACAGTGTGCAATTCCGGGCAACAGATCTGGACATCGAAGTGGTTGACCGCGCGCCAGCAAAGGTCGAGCGGGCAGGGGCCACGACAGTAGCCGCCGTGACGCTGAACGAGATTGTGCGCAAACTGCCTGATGGCGCTTTGGTGACGTTGACCGAAGACGGTGCATCTGGGCGATTGACCATCGAAGCCGGGCGGTCGAATTTCTCGCTCGCGACACTGCCGAAAGAAGATTTCCCAGTGATGGCATCTTCTGAATATGCGGCTAACTTCTCGGCCCCTGCGCCGGTGCTGCGCCGCCTTTTCGACAAGTCGAAATTCGCTATTTCCACAGAAGAAACGAGATATTACCTGAATGGCGTCTACATGCATGTGTCTGACAGCGACGGTGGCAAAGTGCTGCGTTGCGTCGCCACCGATGGCCACCGCTTGGCCCGTATCGACGCCGATCTGCCCGATGGGGCCACCGACATGGCAGGCGTGATCGTCCCCCGTAAAACGGTGGGTGAGTTGCGCAAACTGCTGGATGACGATGATATGCAGATTGCCGTTTCCGTTTCTGAAACCAAAGTCCGCTTTGCGACACCGGATATTACCCTGACCTCCAAGGTCATCGATGGCACCTTCCCTGACTACACTCGCGTCATTCCGCAAGGGAACACACGCAAGCTGGAAGTGGATGCGAGCGAATTTGCCAAGGCGGTTGATCGTGTGGCGACGGTTTCGTCTGAACGTTCGCGCGCCGTAAAACTGGCGCTGGATGAGGACCGCTTGGTGCTCTCGGTCAACGCGCCTGATAGTGGCGCTGCGGAGGAAGAGCTTGCCGTCGCCTATGGTGACGAGCGGTTGGAGATCGGTTTTAACGCGAAATACTTGCTTGAAATCGCAAGTCAGGTGGACCGTGAGAACGCCGTCTTCATGTTCAACTCCGCCGGTGATCCAACATTGATGCGCGAAGGCAATGACACCTCAGCGGTCTATGTCGTCATGCCGATGCGCGTGTGA
- the recF gene encoding DNA replication/repair protein RecF (All proteins in this family for which functions are known are DNA-binding proteins that assist the filamentation of RecA onto DNA for the initiation of recombination or recombinational repair.), translating to MTTLALTALTLSHFRSHKRVSLELDARPLAIFGRNGAGKTNILEAVSLLSPGRGLRRAGADDLTRRPEALGWKITGVLQSLHQTHEIETWAEAGNPRQLRIDGKSAPQTALGRIARILWLVPSMDRLWIEGADGRRRFLDRATLSFEPTHAEAVLTYEKAMRERNRLLKDMVRDPHWYTAIEGQMAAAGAAIQRNRQRAIAELTAAQEAATTAFPTASLALTSAEPIPDDLQTALADNRNRDMAAGRTLIGPHRADLDAVFADKGVPAKDCSTGEQKALLISLILANGRALASDFGAPPILLLDEVAAHLDATRRAALYDEICGLGAQALMTGTGAELFEELGARAQYTEVTETDGQSTVSRKDTP from the coding sequence GTGACCACACTGGCGCTGACAGCGCTAACGCTTTCGCACTTCCGCTCGCACAAGCGTGTTTCTCTTGAATTGGATGCGCGTCCGTTGGCGATTTTTGGCCGCAATGGCGCGGGCAAAACCAACATCCTCGAAGCCGTCTCGCTGCTATCTCCCGGTCGTGGCTTACGTCGGGCTGGTGCCGACGATCTGACCCGCAGACCTGAGGCGCTGGGCTGGAAGATCACCGGCGTCCTGCAATCTCTCCACCAAACCCACGAGATCGAAACATGGGCCGAAGCGGGCAATCCACGTCAGCTCCGCATTGATGGCAAATCCGCACCGCAAACCGCCTTGGGGCGCATCGCGCGCATCCTTTGGCTGGTCCCGTCGATGGACCGGCTTTGGATCGAAGGGGCAGACGGTCGCCGTCGTTTTCTCGATCGGGCGACGCTAAGCTTTGAACCGACCCACGCAGAGGCTGTCCTGACCTATGAAAAGGCCATGCGCGAACGTAACAGGCTACTGAAAGACATGGTTCGCGACCCCCATTGGTACACCGCGATCGAAGGCCAGATGGCCGCAGCGGGGGCCGCTATTCAAAGGAACAGGCAGCGAGCCATTGCAGAACTGACCGCAGCGCAAGAGGCCGCGACCACAGCCTTCCCAACGGCCAGTTTGGCGCTCACCTCTGCCGAACCTATCCCCGATGACCTGCAAACCGCCCTTGCCGACAACCGCAATCGCGATATGGCCGCGGGGCGTACCCTAATCGGCCCGCATCGCGCCGACCTTGACGCTGTCTTTGCCGATAAGGGTGTACCGGCGAAGGACTGCTCGACCGGCGAACAAAAAGCGCTCCTCATCAGTCTGATCCTTGCCAACGGTCGCGCCCTTGCGAGCGATTTCGGCGCCCCGCCCATCCTGTTGCTGGATGAGGTTGCGGCCCATCTTGACGCGACCCGCCGCGCCGCGCTCTATGACGAGATATGCGGCCTCGGCGCGCAAGCCCTCATGACGGGCACGGGTGCTGAGCTGTTCGAAGAGCTGGGCGCGCGCGCCCAATATACGGAAGTCACTGAAACGGATGGGCAATCCACCGTTAGCCGAAAGGATACACCATGA
- a CDS encoding VOC family protein, which yields MTPQRVTLITLGVADLERSKAFYGALGWTPTSDEGEVVFYQINGMVLGFFGLGPLAKDQGRPDAKLGTGAITLAQNFTTDAEVDAAYALALKAGATALKTPEKVFWGGYSGYYADPDGHVWEVAQNPFWELSEDGSLTLPTR from the coding sequence ATGACCCCACAACGCGTGACGCTGATCACCCTTGGCGTGGCCGATCTGGAACGGTCCAAGGCGTTCTACGGCGCGCTGGGTTGGACGCCGACAAGCGATGAGGGAGAGGTGGTTTTTTATCAGATCAACGGCATGGTGCTCGGGTTCTTTGGCTTGGGCCCTCTTGCCAAAGACCAAGGGCGACCAGATGCAAAGCTGGGCACCGGCGCCATAACGCTGGCGCAGAACTTCACAACCGACGCAGAGGTTGATGCGGCCTATGCCTTGGCGCTGAAAGCTGGTGCAACGGCGCTCAAAACGCCGGAAAAGGTGTTCTGGGGCGGATACTCCGGCTACTATGCCGACCCAGACGGGCACGTTTGGGAAGTCGCGCAAAACCCGTTTTGGGAACTTAGTGAAGACGGCAGTCTCACCCTTCCAACCCGATGA
- the gyrB gene encoding DNA topoisomerase (ATP-hydrolyzing) subunit B, which translates to MADDNQNQEDYGADSIKVLKGLEAVRKRPGMYIGDTDDGSGLHHMVYEVVDNGIDEALAGHADHVYVKINADGSVTVGDNGRGIPVGIHEEEGVSAAEVIMTQLHAGGKFDSNSYKVSGGLHGVGVSVVNALSDYLELRIWRDDKEHYARFEGGFTTEHLRVEGDANGRKGTEVTFLASTDTFSNRDYEFNTLEKRLRELAFLNSGVRIILEDLRLAEPLKADLYYEGGVKEFVKYLDRSKTPLMEAPIYVAGERDDIGVEVAMWWNDSYNEMVLPFTNNIPQRDGGTHLAGFRGALTRAIAKYATETGISKKEKVSLTGDDAREGLTCVLSVKVPDPKFSSQTKDKLVSSEVRPAVENLMGEKLNEWFEENPNEAKMIISKIVEAAAAREAARKAREIRRKSAMDVNFNASKLKDCSEKDPSKTEVFLVEGDSAGGSAQTGRDRGTQAILPLKGKILNVERARFDRMLSSQEIGNLVMALGTGIGRDEFDIDKLRYHKVIIMTDADVDGAHIRTLLLTFFFRQMPELIEGGYLYIAQPPLYKVARGKSEVYLKDQPAMDEYLIEQGIDGAMLRQGNGEEIAGADLRRVVDEARQLKRVLEAFPTHYPRHILEQAAIAGAFVPGVVDSDLQGTADRVAQRLDLIALEWERGWQGRITQDKGIRLARILRGVEEVRTLDGPMLRGGEARRTGTFTQSLQEVYNLPATLVRKDRSQVIHGPLDLLKAILEEGEKGLSLQRYKGLGEMNPDQLWETTLDPDARTLLQVKVEDVAEADDLFTKLMGDVVEPRREFIQNNALNVENLDF; encoded by the coding sequence ATGGCCGACGACAACCAAAACCAAGAAGACTACGGCGCAGATTCCATCAAAGTTCTCAAAGGCTTAGAGGCGGTGCGCAAGCGCCCCGGCATGTACATCGGTGATACTGATGACGGCTCTGGTTTGCACCATATGGTTTACGAAGTCGTCGACAACGGCATTGATGAGGCTTTGGCCGGTCACGCGGACCATGTTTACGTAAAAATCAACGCCGATGGGTCCGTCACCGTGGGCGACAACGGGCGCGGTATTCCGGTGGGTATCCACGAGGAAGAGGGTGTTTCGGCGGCTGAAGTCATCATGACCCAACTGCACGCGGGCGGTAAGTTCGACAGTAACTCCTACAAAGTGTCTGGCGGTCTGCACGGCGTAGGTGTGTCTGTGGTGAACGCGTTGTCCGACTACCTTGAACTGCGCATCTGGCGCGACGACAAAGAGCACTACGCCCGCTTTGAGGGTGGTTTCACGACGGAACACCTGCGCGTGGAAGGCGATGCCAATGGGCGCAAAGGGACAGAGGTGACGTTTCTTGCGTCGACCGATACCTTCAGCAACCGCGATTATGAATTCAACACGCTGGAAAAGCGCCTGCGCGAGTTGGCATTCCTGAACTCTGGCGTGCGCATCATTTTGGAAGACTTACGCCTGGCCGAGCCGCTCAAGGCAGACCTTTATTATGAAGGTGGCGTCAAGGAATTCGTCAAATACCTAGACCGTTCAAAAACGCCATTGATGGAAGCGCCGATCTACGTGGCCGGTGAACGTGATGATATCGGCGTCGAAGTCGCGATGTGGTGGAACGACAGCTACAACGAAATGGTGCTGCCGTTCACCAATAACATTCCGCAGCGCGATGGCGGCACCCACCTTGCTGGTTTCCGGGGCGCTTTGACCCGTGCAATTGCAAAGTATGCGACTGAAACGGGGATTTCGAAGAAAGAGAAAGTCTCGCTCACCGGGGATGATGCCCGCGAGGGGCTGACCTGTGTTCTGTCTGTCAAAGTGCCTGATCCGAAGTTTTCCAGCCAGACGAAAGACAAACTTGTCAGTTCCGAAGTCCGACCAGCCGTTGAAAACCTGATGGGCGAAAAGCTGAACGAATGGTTCGAGGAAAACCCAAACGAAGCCAAGATGATCATCTCTAAGATCGTCGAGGCCGCTGCTGCGCGTGAGGCTGCGCGTAAGGCTCGCGAAATTCGCCGCAAGTCTGCAATGGACGTAAACTTCAACGCGTCCAAATTGAAAGATTGCTCCGAGAAGGACCCATCAAAGACCGAAGTCTTCCTTGTCGAGGGTGACTCTGCCGGTGGATCGGCCCAAACCGGCCGTGACCGTGGCACGCAGGCAATCCTGCCGCTGAAAGGGAAAATCCTGAACGTTGAACGCGCGCGTTTTGATCGGATGCTGTCCAGTCAGGAAATCGGCAACCTCGTCATGGCGCTAGGCACCGGCATTGGCCGCGATGAATTCGATATCGACAAGCTGCGCTATCACAAGGTCATCATCATGACCGACGCGGATGTTGACGGGGCGCACATCCGAACGCTGCTACTAACGTTCTTCTTCCGCCAGATGCCCGAACTGATCGAGGGTGGTTACCTCTACATCGCGCAACCGCCGCTTTATAAAGTCGCGCGCGGCAAGTCTGAGGTCTACCTCAAAGACCAGCCTGCGATGGACGAATACCTGATCGAACAAGGCATTGACGGTGCGATGCTGCGTCAAGGCAACGGTGAAGAGATCGCCGGAGCTGACCTGCGTCGTGTGGTAGATGAAGCCCGCCAGCTAAAACGCGTACTGGAAGCTTTCCCAACGCATTACCCGCGTCACATTCTGGAACAGGCGGCCATTGCTGGGGCGTTTGTACCCGGCGTTGTCGACAGTGATCTGCAAGGCACGGCTGACCGCGTGGCGCAGCGGCTCGACCTGATCGCGCTGGAATGGGAGCGCGGCTGGCAAGGCCGGATCACCCAAGACAAAGGCATCCGTCTGGCCCGTATTCTGCGCGGTGTGGAAGAAGTGCGGACCTTGGATGGCCCCATGCTGCGCGGCGGCGAAGCGCGACGGACAGGGACGTTCACGCAAAGCCTGCAAGAGGTCTACAACCTGCCTGCCACTTTGGTACGCAAGGATCGCAGTCAGGTCATCCACGGCCCGCTTGATCTGCTGAAAGCGATCCTCGAAGAGGGCGAAAAGGGCTTGTCATTGCAGCGCTACAAAGGGCTGGGTGAAATGAACCCCGATCAGCTATGGGAAACCACGCTGGACCCGGACGCGCGGACGCTGCTGCAGGTGAAGGTCGAAGACGTCGCCGAAGCGGATGACCTCTTTACCAAGCTGATGGGCGATGTGGTGGAACCACGGCGTGAGTTTATCCAGAATAATGCGCTCAATGTCGAGAACCTGGATTTCTAG
- a CDS encoding AbrB family transcriptional regulator, producing the protein MSEPKPLMPQFTALTIGLAGGLVAYFVGLPLPWMLGPMIANTFAAMMRAPIAGPDQLRPFVIPIIGVMLGSGVTAEIFGLLGTWLLTLLLLPLFLACAAGISYAVYRRIGKYDPVTSFYSAMPGGLNEMLILGGEAGGDERRIALAHAARVLIIIVFVALFFGLILGVSSGGRGAIQWIGIYEITALDYVILGSCALAGTLLGKWLGLLTAPVFGPMILSGIAHIFGWVTVAPPTLFVVAAQITIGTVIGTRFIGATLAEVRKDIGLSAVASFLMLVAAVGFAELIVVISGIPLAQAFLAFSPGGLTEMSLLTLAMEQDVTYVSIMHIIRITLVIALAPFVFKWVRRKP; encoded by the coding sequence ATGAGCGAACCCAAACCACTCATGCCGCAATTCACGGCGCTCACGATTGGTTTGGCTGGCGGGCTGGTCGCTTATTTCGTCGGCTTACCCTTACCGTGGATGTTGGGGCCGATGATTGCCAATACCTTTGCGGCCATGATGCGTGCGCCTATTGCCGGGCCAGATCAGCTGCGGCCCTTTGTAATTCCGATTATTGGTGTGATGTTGGGTTCGGGTGTCACAGCCGAGATTTTTGGTTTGCTGGGCACTTGGCTGCTGACACTATTGTTGCTTCCCCTGTTTCTGGCCTGTGCAGCGGGTATTTCCTATGCCGTCTACCGCCGTATCGGCAAATATGATCCTGTCACCTCGTTTTACTCAGCCATGCCCGGTGGATTAAATGAAATGCTGATCCTTGGGGGTGAGGCTGGCGGAGACGAGCGCCGCATTGCCTTGGCCCATGCCGCGCGGGTACTTATCATCATCGTTTTTGTGGCTTTGTTCTTTGGACTGATATTGGGTGTGTCGAGCGGTGGACGCGGTGCAATTCAGTGGATTGGGATCTATGAGATAACGGCGCTGGACTACGTGATTTTGGGCAGTTGTGCTTTGGCTGGTACGCTCTTGGGTAAATGGCTTGGTCTGCTTACCGCCCCTGTCTTTGGCCCAATGATCCTGAGCGGGATCGCACATATCTTCGGTTGGGTCACCGTGGCACCGCCCACGCTTTTTGTGGTGGCGGCCCAGATCACAATCGGCACGGTCATTGGAACCCGGTTTATCGGGGCGACGCTGGCCGAAGTCAGGAAAGACATTGGGCTATCGGCGGTCGCCTCGTTCCTGATGCTGGTTGCAGCCGTTGGGTTTGCCGAGCTCATCGTCGTGATCAGCGGCATCCCACTCGCGCAGGCGTTTCTAGCCTTTTCACCGGGCGGCCTGACCGAGATGTCGCTGCTCACGCTCGCCATGGAGCAAGATGTCACTTACGTGTCGATCATGCACATCATTCGCATCACGCTGGTGATCGCGCTGGCACCTTTTGTGTTCAAATGGGTGCGTCGAAAACCCTAG
- the trhO gene encoding oxygen-dependent tRNA uridine(34) hydroxylase TrhO: MYTVAALYHFTRFDDPAALRAPLLDLCKSCGIMGTLLLAKEGVNGTIAGDRAGIDAVLAHLRALPGCADLEWKASTATVAPFHRMKVRLKKEIVTMGQPDVDPVARVGNYVDPADWNDLISAPDVAVIDTRNDYEVAIGTFEGAVDPETKSFGEFPAWWEKNKHRFHNKRVAMFCTGGIRCEKSTNYLMGQGVEDVYHLKGGILKYLEEVPQEDSKWDGECFVFDARVSVGHGLEEGPHILCHACRRPIVPEDRKHPAFEQGVSCHQCIDETSHADKARFRERQKQMRLAKERGTHHIGGL, encoded by the coding sequence ATGTATACCGTTGCTGCACTCTACCACTTTACCCGATTTGACGATCCTGCTGCCTTGCGGGCCCCATTGTTGGATTTGTGCAAGTCGTGTGGGATCATGGGAACGCTTCTTTTGGCCAAAGAAGGGGTAAACGGCACCATCGCCGGTGACCGCGCCGGAATTGATGCTGTGTTGGCACATTTGCGCGCGCTGCCCGGCTGTGCCGATCTGGAGTGGAAGGCAAGCACCGCGACCGTCGCGCCGTTTCACCGCATGAAAGTACGGTTAAAAAAGGAAATTGTGACCATGGGCCAACCGGATGTCGATCCGGTGGCACGCGTAGGCAACTATGTTGACCCTGCCGATTGGAATGATCTGATCAGCGCGCCGGATGTTGCCGTGATTGATACGCGCAACGATTATGAGGTCGCGATTGGTACATTTGAGGGTGCAGTTGACCCCGAAACCAAAAGCTTTGGTGAATTCCCCGCATGGTGGGAAAAGAACAAGCATCGGTTTCACAATAAACGCGTTGCGATGTTCTGCACCGGCGGAATCAGATGCGAGAAATCAACCAACTACCTGATGGGGCAAGGGGTTGAGGATGTGTATCACCTGAAGGGTGGCATTCTGAAGTACCTCGAAGAAGTCCCGCAGGAAGACAGCAAATGGGACGGCGAATGTTTCGTCTTTGATGCGCGGGTCAGCGTCGGACACGGACTGGAAGAGGGCCCGCATATCCTATGCCATGCCTGTCGACGCCCGATTGTGCCTGAAGACCGCAAACACCCGGCGTTTGAGCAAGGCGTGTCCTGTCATCAGTGCATTGATGAAACGTCGCACGCTGACAAAGCCCGTTTCCGTGAACGCCAGAAACAGATGCGACTCGCCAAAGAGCGCGGCACACATCACATCGGCGGCCTCTAG
- a CDS encoding Hsp70 family protein, whose translation MAILGIDFGTSNTAAGVMAAGRPHLITVEPGRKTLPTSVFFDYDRKVTTYGSVANAALIDGREGRFMRALKSVLGTPLMREKRQIAYERLTLIEVVARFLRMIRERAEAETGQTFNVALSGRPVRFHSTDAARNAQAEVDLREAYMVAGYKDVSFMFEPEAAALASGPLAKGELGLIVDIGGGTSDFSVFSREGDATRIIASHGVRVGGTDFDRAISVAKVMPLLGRGAEVRNAIGEGRHVAPNAIFNDLATWQKIPFVYTADNRRMAADFAKLGIDPTLFRRLKTVLEMELGHDIAFAVEAGKIRLNQPDLLEAGVDLRVIEAGLWTRLTQAAMDDVLATHAAQIKACAGETLEMAAVSPNKISKIVFVGGSSLLKAVEDVMVAIFPHATLERAEAFTAVADGLAIAASRDLPLRADRRI comes from the coding sequence ATGGCGATTTTGGGTATCGACTTTGGGACCTCCAATACCGCAGCCGGGGTGATGGCGGCGGGTCGTCCGCATTTGATCACGGTGGAGCCGGGGCGCAAGACACTGCCGACATCGGTGTTCTTTGACTACGACCGCAAGGTGACGACCTATGGATCGGTGGCAAATGCAGCGCTGATTGATGGGCGCGAAGGGCGGTTCATGCGTGCCCTCAAATCTGTTTTGGGCACACCACTGATGCGCGAGAAGCGTCAGATTGCATATGAACGGCTGACCTTGATTGAAGTGGTGGCGCGGTTCCTGCGGATGATCCGGGAACGCGCCGAAGCTGAAACCGGGCAAACCTTTAATGTTGCCCTGTCTGGTCGTCCAGTCCGGTTTCATTCAACGGATGCGGCACGCAATGCGCAGGCCGAGGTTGATCTGCGAGAGGCTTATATGGTTGCCGGGTACAAGGATGTATCCTTCATGTTTGAACCTGAGGCAGCGGCGCTGGCCAGTGGTCCGCTTGCCAAAGGTGAATTGGGCCTGATCGTCGATATTGGCGGCGGGACATCTGACTTTTCCGTCTTCTCCCGCGAGGGGGATGCGACCCGCATCATCGCCAGTCATGGTGTGCGTGTAGGCGGCACGGATTTTGACCGCGCGATTAGTGTTGCCAAGGTGATGCCGCTGTTGGGACGCGGCGCGGAGGTCCGCAACGCGATAGGCGAAGGCCGTCATGTCGCGCCAAATGCGATCTTCAATGATCTTGCGACCTGGCAGAAGATTCCGTTTGTCTACACCGCCGACAACCGCCGGATGGCCGCCGACTTTGCAAAGCTTGGGATTGATCCGACGCTGTTTCGCAGGTTGAAAACAGTGTTGGAAATGGAGCTGGGACATGACATCGCCTTTGCGGTCGAGGCGGGAAAGATCCGGCTCAATCAGCCAGACTTGCTGGAAGCGGGGGTTGATTTGCGGGTGATTGAAGCCGGACTTTGGACCCGGCTGACCCAAGCCGCGATGGACGATGTACTGGCCACGCACGCCGCCCAGATCAAAGCCTGCGCAGGGGAGACGCTTGAGATGGCGGCTGTATCACCCAACAAAATCAGCAAGATCGTCTTCGTTGGTGGTTCAAGCCTTTTGAAGGCGGTCGAAGACGTCATGGTGGCGATATTCCCACATGCGACGCTCGAACGTGCCGAGGCGTTTACGGCTGTTGCTGACGGGCTTGCCATTGCTGCATCCCGCGACTTGCCCCTTAGAGCGGACAGGCGTATCTGA
- the pncA gene encoding bifunctional nicotinamidase/pyrazinamidase: MTHALLVIDVQNDFCPGGALAVAGGDEIVAGINAKMADFDAVILTQDWHPAGHSSFASSHDAAPMSMTDMPYGPQVLWPDHCIQGTPGAAFHADLQTDRADLIIRKGYNPAIDSYSAFFENDKTTPTGLEGYLRTRGIDTLILVGLATDFCVNYSAVDAAKLGFNVTVDLALCRAIDFDGSLDAAKAQMTDAGVVLG; the protein is encoded by the coding sequence ATGACCCATGCCTTACTTGTGATCGACGTCCAGAATGATTTCTGCCCTGGTGGTGCGCTGGCCGTTGCAGGCGGGGATGAGATTGTCGCAGGCATCAACGCCAAGATGGCCGATTTTGATGCGGTCATCCTGACGCAGGATTGGCATCCGGCAGGGCATTCCTCCTTTGCCTCATCCCACGATGCCGCACCGATGAGCATGACAGACATGCCCTATGGCCCGCAGGTGCTTTGGCCAGATCATTGTATTCAGGGAACCCCTGGCGCGGCTTTCCATGCTGATCTGCAAACTGACCGGGCCGATCTGATCATCCGCAAAGGCTACAACCCGGCGATCGACAGCTATTCGGCGTTCTTTGAGAACGACAAAACCACGCCAACCGGATTGGAAGGATACCTCCGCACCCGTGGGATCGACACGCTGATCTTGGTCGGCTTGGCGACGGATTTTTGCGTGAATTACTCAGCGGTTGATGCGGCCAAACTTGGGTTCAATGTGACGGTCGATTTGGCGCTGTGTCGCGCGATTGATTTTGATGGGTCGCTTGATGCCGCCAAGGCTCAGATGACTGACGCAGGCGTTGTACTGGGTTAG